TTTCCATACTGCTATGTCACTATGTATATCATTTACAACTTTGATTTTTGCGTTATCATTTCTTGATTTACTCAATTAAATAAAAAAACGCTCCCTCTCACAAATTCTGTAAGGGGAGCGTATAAATTTTATACACGTGTCCTATTTAAAGGAGCCCGAATAAAATTTTATCATCTTTCAACTAAAAGTCAAACAAAAAATTAATCGTTGAAGTCTTCTTCGTCTTCAAACACTTCTTCGTCTTCGTCTAGTTCATCTTCATCTTCTTCAATGACTATATCCGAATGATTGATTTCTTCTTCAACCTGCTCATCTTCTGGATCATTTAGTTCTTCTTGATCATCTGTTTGAGCTGGAATATCATCGTCGTCATCCATTTCATCTTCGCCCAATAATTTTAAGTTTTGATCTTCTTCATCATCTGCATCCAGAATATCGAATTTTTGAATAGTTGGTGCGATTTTCTCTTCAATATCATCTACCGAATACCAATCACGTAATCCCCATAAATTTTCTCCAACATTTAAAAAACGACCATCTGTGTTTAAATCCGTGTAAAATTGTACAACACGATTTTCAATTTCTTCGTACTCATAATCACCTAACGCTCTAAATTCATCGATGATATCATATAAGTTCATTGTTTCGCCTTTATCATTCAATAATGTATAAGCCATATCAATAAATGATTTTTCATCAACCATTTGTTTTGTATAATCTTGAATTTTCATTGCCCAATACTTCCTTTCGAAGGATATAATCTAAATTTATACGTCTGAATTCATTTATATATAGTAACAAAACTAAATTATAAATGACAATATCATATTTCGCAATCACTGTTAGTAATTTAAATATTTTTCGAAAACGACATAATCATCAGTTTGTTCGATTTCAACGAAATTACTATTTAAACATAATGGTTTAAAATCATTATTCTCTCCAAACAGAATCATCGTAATCACATTAAGGTTGTCATAGTTTTTTCTTAAGTAAGTTGGCAATTGTCGCAGAGCACTTGAACCAATACCATTAAAGCGATATGATTTATCCACTTCAATAGCAGCAATGTTCATGCGTTCACCAATCTGCTCCAATGCGATAAAGCCAACCTTTTGGCCATCAATCATTAAATTAATGATATGTACATTGGTCACTTCTGAACGACTTTCTTCTTCAAGCTTTAATGATGAAACATGTTTTGAATCTAAGTCCAAGTAATATAGTCGTTCTTTGCCAATTGGTCCTTCTTCTTTAGTCGCTGTATGCATGAATCCAGCACGTTCGTATAGGTTCCAAGCATTGTCATTTTCCGCATCTACTACTAGATATAGATGATTAAAATCAGGAAATACACCTTGAACATATTGCGGCAATGACATCATTATTTTCGTGCCATATCCAAAACCTTGATATTTTTCATTAATCGATAATGAACGAATATAAACGACATTTTCAGGTGTATCATAACCTTCATGCTGATAGTAACGATGTAATACAAAAAAGCCCACCACTTCATTTTTATCGTTTATTGCTACGTTAGCAATCCTATCAGCATCATTAATTGCATCATCAATAACTTCTTTAGGTAAAGATGAATATATTTGTTGTCTTTCATTCAAGTCAAAATCATTAATTGCTGAACGATATTGTTCATCAAATGCTTTTAAAGTGATACCTTCAAAACAAAGTTCTTTAGCCATATATTTAACCCCTATCTTTTTATATATGAAGCATGAATCCCCATATTATTTTACCTATTATTTCACTACGATACCATTATTTGCTCTAAGTTAAATAAATTACTTATTTATATTTTTTAAATTTCAAAATTAATGTACTATTCCTCATTACTTATCATTTTAATCAGAGACTTACAAATACACTGCGTACGAACTACTTTTAATATTGCGTCACTAACTAACAATCCTATACAACTTCAAAATTCCTAGAAAATAATATATATAACTTAACGTCCACGTTTGTAAAACATTAATTGCGATACGCTTACAATGTTGAAATGCAATGGCATCAA
The genomic region above belongs to Staphylococcus aureus and contains:
- a CDS encoding GNAT family N-acetyltransferase, which translates into the protein MAKELCFEGITLKAFDEQYRSAINDFDLNERQQIYSSLPKEVIDDAINDADRIANVAINDKNEVVGFFVLHRYYQHEGYDTPENVVYIRSLSINEKYQGFGYGTKIMMSLPQYVQGVFPDFNHLYLVVDAENDNAWNLYERAGFMHTATKEEGPIGKERLYYLDLDSKHVSSLKLEEESRSEVTNVHIINLMIDGQKVGFIALEQIGERMNIAAIEVDKSYRFNGIGSSALRQLPTYLRKNYDNLNVITMILFGENNDFKPLCLNSNFVEIEQTDDYVVFEKYLNY
- the rpoE gene encoding DNA-directed RNA polymerase subunit delta, whose product is MKIQDYTKQMVDEKSFIDMAYTLLNDKGETMNLYDIIDEFRALGDYEYEEIENRVVQFYTDLNTDGRFLNVGENLWGLRDWYSVDDIEEKIAPTIQKFDILDADDEEDQNLKLLGEDEMDDDDDIPAQTDDQEELNDPEDEQVEEEINHSDIVIEEDEDELDEDEEVFEDEEDFND